Genomic DNA from Niabella ginsenosidivorans:
TCAACCCCCGCAAGAGGTAATAAGTCGCCCAGTTCCGTTGCATCAATAAAATAGGCAGCTTTGAGTACCTGCTCCTGTCCTGTATCCAGGTTCCGGCATTTCATATAGTGTACAAAATCGCCGCTGCTATCTGCTGCCACCACTTTTGTACGCAACAGCAGTTCCAGTTTTCCTGCGTGCAGATAAGGCAGCAGGAAACTGTTTAAAACCGTCAGCGCCACCCGCGGTTCATGGCATAATTTAGAAACAGAACCATTTCCCGGGTTAAAAAACCTGGCGGCTTTTGCCTGCGCACTAAGCGGATAAAAACCGGTATAAAATGCACGGATCCGGGCCCGCAACTCCAGATACGATTTTGTTGCGCCAAATGATTCTATCCAGGGATGTTCATCAGGGCAGCTTACTCCCTGTTGGGTCAGCTGCCCGCCGATCCAATGCGTTTCTTCTGTCAGCACAACGGAAAGTCCGTTCCTCAATGTCGCCAGTGCAGCAGCACAGCCACCCATTCCTCCGCCAGCAATGACCACATCCGCCTTCATTTCCCTTGTGCCGGAAGTCAGCGACTTTTGTAATTTATGAGCAGCAGCCAGGTTATTGAGTCCCATCAGTGCTCCTGTGCCAACTCCTAATGAGCTTATAAAATGCTTTCTTTTCAATTTGCAAAGAGTAATACAGAAATAATGACCCGTTATAAAATTTTCTTTGGAACTGATCGCAAACCCGGGTGCCCGGTACATCAGCCTATTTTTTGCTGCTGCTTTAACAGGTTATTTTTTAACGCTGCATAATCCACTTTCTGCACGCTGCTCTTATTATCAATTGCCATTACCGCTGCTGTAGCTGCTGACTCGCCAAGGATCATGAACACAGGCTCCATCCGTATGGAACCATAGGCCACATGAGAGCTGGACAGGCAAACCGGTACCAGCAGGTTCTGACACTCAGCTGCTTTTGGCACAATTGCCCGGTAAGAAATATTGTAAGGTTTGGGAACCGCTACCCCAAAATCACCCTCATTCTGAACAAAGCCCTCTTTTGTTACATACCGCTGTATGTTATGAGAGTCCAACGTATAAGAGCCCATCCCTATAGAATCCGTAACCGCCCGTTCCCCAAGGATCTCCTGCTCTGTCATCACAAAATCACTGACCATTCTCCTTGCCTCCCTGATATACAGCTGGAACGGCCAGTTTTCATTATCTGTAAACTCATCTTTGGCCAAACCCCATTTATTAAATTCCTGCTGCACCTCACGGGGTATTCGCTGGTCTGTGGCTATAAAATAAAATAATCCCTGTTGATAGTTCCTGTGATTTTGTATGATTTGTTTTCGCTGCGTATAGGACGCATCCGGGTACAGGTAATTCATCCCGATATAATCCGTGCTAAATGGTCCGTGGTTATTCGTATCTGTTTTCAGATTGGGGATCGGATCAAATTTCCGGAACAGTTCCCGCCATCCGCTGTTAAAAACCCGGACCAACAGTTCATATTGTGTCGGATCATATCCCGAAGGCTGCGGAAATGCGACCTTGTTTTCCGGATGCGATGAAAAGCACATCCGGTAACAATACGCCTGCACTTTTTTATCGCCCGAACCATAGGCGCCGGGCGCTTCCCCTGAAATGCCCGGCAACAGCCCGCTTGAAGGTTTGCCGGGGATCTTATAGGGATCGATCCTGGATTTAAAATAATGGTCGTGATGGAACACGCCTGTAAGCACGCCTGCCCATTTTTCATTATACACACCAGCAGCCTCCCGTCCTATTGTAAAACTGACACTGGCAGCAGCCATCAGATCGCCCTCATAAGTGGCATCAATAAAGATCTTACCGGCATACACATTGCTTTTTACTGTTTTAAAGGAAATGATCTGCCCATGCTTCATCTGCACTCCATGAGGGCGCTCCAGCCATTCATCCCGGAACACGGCTATACCGTTTTCATGAATAAACCCCTCGAAGACTTTCTCCGCCGCATGTGGCTCAAAGATCCACATAGTCCTGTTTGTGCCATCTATGGCAGGAGTGCCCTGCCCTTTATTGCCATATGCTTCTTTTTGCTGCCATTGCCAGGATTTCGCATCTTCATAGTGCAAATAGATCCTGTGGTAAAACTCCCGGGCTAATCCACCGATCACCGCTTTATTCCCGGTATCTGTAAAGCCCAGTCCTCCGGAAGTCATGCCGCCCAAATGCAGTTCAGGGCACACGATCATTACGGTTTTACCCAACTGCTTTGCTTTTACAGCAGCGGTAACGGCTGCAGAAGTACCTCCATAAATAATAACATCGGCCTCCCGTCTTTCTCCTGTCCGCGCAAAAGGCTCCCAACCGGGAATACCCCCGGAAAGAACGGCTCCGCCACCTATTGCCAATGATTTGACGAAATTTCTTCTTTTCATGAGTGTAAGTTTTTTTTAGTTGGGTTTCCATCAGTCCGCTTCCCCCAGCAATGGCCCTTATTTCATCATTTCATCAATGACCTGAACCTTGCCGGCTGTTCATTTCCCTTTTTAATTGTTCGTTGCTATTTACCAAAGTAATCCTTCCTATTTTTTAGCCTTTTCCAGAAACGGGTCTTCCCGCAGCCATTGCTGAAGGCCCTGCACATCAATTTCCTGAACAGTTTTTTTCATGCGGATGGCCATAGAGGCTGCCATTGCAGCAGATTGACCCAAGACCATAAATACAGGTTCCATACGGATGGAACCATAGGCAATATGACTGGA
This window encodes:
- a CDS encoding FAD-dependent oxidoreductase, encoding MKRRNFVKSLAIGGGAVLSGGIPGWEPFARTGERREADVIIYGGTSAAVTAAVKAKQLGKTVMIVCPELHLGGMTSGGLGFTDTGNKAVIGGLAREFYHRIYLHYEDAKSWQWQQKEAYGNKGQGTPAIDGTNRTMWIFEPHAAEKVFEGFIHENGIAVFRDEWLERPHGVQMKHGQIISFKTVKSNVYAGKIFIDATYEGDLMAAASVSFTIGREAAGVYNEKWAGVLTGVFHHDHYFKSRIDPYKIPGKPSSGLLPGISGEAPGAYGSGDKKVQAYCYRMCFSSHPENKVAFPQPSGYDPTQYELLVRVFNSGWRELFRKFDPIPNLKTDTNNHGPFSTDYIGMNYLYPDASYTQRKQIIQNHRNYQQGLFYFIATDQRIPREVQQEFNKWGLAKDEFTDNENWPFQLYIREARRMVSDFVMTEQEILGERAVTDSIGMGSYTLDSHNIQRYVTKEGFVQNEGDFGVAVPKPYNISYRAIVPKAAECQNLLVPVCLSSSHVAYGSIRMEPVFMILGESAATAAVMAIDNKSSVQKVDYAALKNNLLKQQQKIG